A window from Enterocloster bolteae encodes these proteins:
- the trxB gene encoding thioredoxin-disulfide reductase, with amino-acid sequence MSHIYDLIIIGSGPAGLAAAVYAQRAKLDTLVVEKAMVSGGQVLTTYEVDNYPGLPGIGGYDLGIKFREHADRLGARFVEDEVLNIQDGGKGAIKGVVCQGNTYEARSLILATGAVHRKLGVPGEEELAGAGVSYCATCDGAFFRNKVTAVIGGGDVAVEDAIFLARMCSKVYLIHRRNELRAAKSLQENLLSLDNVEVIWDTVADSINGDGMVKSLSLTNVKNGQKRELDVQGVFIAVGITPESRAFEGLVDMDHGYIRAGEDTVTSAPGIFAAGDVRTKPLRQIITAAADGANAITSVERYLVEN; translated from the coding sequence ATGTCTCATATTTATGATTTGATTATTATCGGTTCCGGACCGGCAGGTCTGGCGGCTGCTGTTTACGCCCAGAGGGCAAAGCTGGACACTCTTGTGGTAGAAAAGGCAATGGTCAGCGGAGGCCAGGTCCTGACCACCTATGAGGTGGACAACTATCCCGGACTTCCCGGAATCGGCGGATACGACCTGGGAATTAAATTCAGGGAACACGCAGACCGTCTGGGAGCCCGGTTCGTGGAGGACGAGGTTCTGAATATCCAGGATGGAGGAAAAGGCGCAATCAAGGGCGTGGTGTGTCAGGGAAATACCTATGAGGCCAGGTCCCTTATACTTGCCACCGGAGCTGTGCACAGGAAGCTGGGCGTGCCGGGCGAGGAAGAGCTGGCAGGAGCCGGAGTGTCCTACTGTGCCACCTGCGACGGGGCATTTTTCCGCAATAAGGTCACGGCAGTCATCGGAGGCGGCGATGTGGCTGTGGAGGATGCCATTTTCCTGGCGCGTATGTGCAGCAAGGTGTATCTGATTCACAGGAGAAATGAACTGCGGGCAGCCAAGAGCCTGCAGGAGAATCTGCTGTCCCTGGATAATGTGGAGGTAATATGGGACACAGTGGCCGACAGTATCAATGGGGATGGAATGGTAAAGAGTCTTTCCCTGACCAATGTAAAAAATGGACAGAAAAGAGAACTGGATGTACAGGGCGTGTTTATCGCAGTGGGCATAACACCGGAGAGCAGGGCCTTTGAGGGTTTGGTGGATATGGACCACGGCTATATCAGGGCCGGGGAGGATACTGTGACATCGGCACCCGGTATCTTTGCGGCAGGTGACGTGAGGACCAAGCCGCTTCGTCAGATTATTACAGCTGCTGCGGACGGTGCAAACGCCATAACCAGTGTGGAGCGGTATCTGGTAGAGAATTAG